The Mycolicibacterium boenickei genome has a segment encoding these proteins:
- a CDS encoding nitric oxide reductase activation protein NorD produces the protein MSTGLPEPHHFGLLAGFLAGRPVEVVVAPADEPAYTDGRVVFVSANADRDRQRREVLVQSALLGAGSLDSQYVKRLRARPSLARRYLGLEGHRVLAELGPRIALAASVAPTSAAPSASCEESLQIALGRTELDAPPDWFGTIKPAKLIHTRGESGSRATEADVRMNVEHTDPPDGDEDEDDDGPAEKSRILKLFEAPIGVQAPARFLRTLFSSSRSSRSEGAGGEVGVGSMRRTLRAGVNARPMPTPIRFVGADRPGAALTVGGALYPEWDVFGGRYRENWCRVVDYPITAPADVSTVGVARDAVLRRRLARVGLGPKVLRARADGDDVDIEAMIDLFVDLRSGHSPPEHVYTERRRLARNLGVLILVDASGSVTDADGEGHAVHDHQRRAAATLAVTLEELGDRVAVYGFRSQGRRAVHLLAVKTFGQGFGARERARLSQLQPFGYTRLGAGIRGAGAILKSQAGTPHRLLIVLSDGYPYDDGYEGRYAQADTAKALEELRADGVACLCLSIGTDRDADALDRVFGPASHAGAAKLSELSPRMDELFLSALAELAAPKPR, from the coding sequence GTGAGCACCGGGCTCCCCGAACCGCACCACTTCGGTCTGCTGGCGGGTTTCCTCGCCGGGCGCCCGGTCGAGGTGGTTGTAGCACCCGCGGACGAGCCCGCCTACACCGACGGGCGGGTCGTCTTCGTTTCGGCGAATGCCGATCGGGACCGGCAGCGTCGCGAGGTACTGGTCCAGAGCGCACTCCTCGGAGCCGGAAGCCTGGACAGTCAGTACGTCAAGCGGCTGCGGGCGCGGCCCTCGCTTGCGCGCCGCTATCTGGGGCTCGAAGGCCATCGGGTTCTGGCCGAACTCGGCCCGCGGATTGCCCTGGCGGCATCGGTCGCCCCCACCTCGGCGGCGCCGTCGGCCAGTTGCGAGGAATCGTTGCAGATCGCTCTGGGCCGAACCGAACTCGACGCGCCGCCGGATTGGTTCGGCACGATCAAACCGGCCAAACTGATCCACACCCGCGGTGAATCTGGTTCACGGGCGACCGAAGCCGACGTCCGGATGAACGTCGAGCACACCGACCCGCCCGACGGGGATGAGGACGAGGACGACGACGGACCGGCAGAGAAGAGCCGGATCCTCAAACTGTTCGAGGCTCCGATCGGTGTGCAGGCGCCCGCGAGATTCTTACGCACCCTCTTCAGCAGCTCCCGCTCCTCTCGAAGCGAGGGCGCCGGCGGCGAGGTGGGGGTGGGCTCGATGCGACGGACGTTGCGCGCCGGAGTGAACGCGCGGCCGATGCCGACCCCGATCCGCTTCGTCGGTGCCGACAGACCTGGTGCGGCACTTACGGTCGGTGGGGCTCTGTATCCGGAGTGGGACGTCTTCGGCGGCCGGTATCGGGAGAATTGGTGTCGCGTGGTCGACTATCCGATCACTGCCCCTGCGGATGTCTCAACGGTTGGCGTAGCCCGCGATGCGGTGCTGCGCCGCAGGCTGGCACGAGTCGGTCTCGGACCCAAAGTGTTACGCGCCCGCGCCGACGGTGACGACGTGGATATCGAGGCCATGATCGACCTGTTCGTCGATTTGCGCTCAGGCCACTCACCGCCCGAGCACGTGTACACCGAGCGCCGCCGGCTGGCGCGCAATCTCGGTGTGCTCATCCTCGTCGACGCATCGGGATCGGTGACCGACGCCGACGGCGAAGGGCACGCCGTCCATGATCACCAACGCCGCGCGGCAGCGACGCTCGCTGTGACGCTCGAGGAGCTCGGTGACCGCGTGGCTGTCTACGGCTTTCGTTCCCAGGGCCGCCGCGCGGTGCACCTGCTCGCTGTCAAGACGTTCGGGCAGGGATTCGGCGCTCGCGAACGGGCGCGGCTCAGTCAGCTGCAGCCCTTCGGCTATACCCGCCTGGGCGCCGGGATCCGCGGCGCCGGTGCGATCCTCAAAAGTCAAGCGGGAACACCACATCGGCTGTTGATCGTGCTCTCCGACGGCTACCCGTACGACGACGGTTATGAAGGTCGCTACGCCCAGGCGGACACCGCCAAGGCCCTCGAAGAATTGCGCGCAGACGGCGTGGCATGTCTGTGCCTGTCGATCGGTACCGACCGTGATGCCGACGCACTCGACCGCGTTTTCGGACCGGCCAGTCACGCCGGCGCCGCGAAGCTGTCCGAGCTGAGCCCAAGAATGGATGAGTTGTTCTTGTCCGCGCTGGCCGAGTTGGCGGCTCCGAAGCCACGGTGA
- a CDS encoding FAD-binding oxidoreductase, giving the protein MSTPDAELAALAAQLPDHAVITDPAVIEGYRRDAALDPEAGRALAVVRARSTEDVQAVLRWASAHRVPVVPRGAGSGLAGGANGVDGGIILSTERMRDIRIDTASRTAVVQPGLMNSEVKKAAAEHGLWYPPDPGSVEISSIGGNAATNAGGLCCVKYGVTSDYVLGMQVVLADGTAVRLGGPRLKDVAGLSLTKLFVGSEGILGVITELTLRLIPAQPPASTAVALFGSVQDAADAVVAITEKVRPAMLELMDHATINAVEDYRRMGLDRSAEAMLLVQSDAPGAAAEEIAHIVEACEKSGATEVYATDDPEEGAAFTAARRLVGLALMQLGTFYLEDVTVPIPDLPELVAGIKRIAEDCDVLICVVAHAGDGNTHPVVIFDADDPDMSERARVAFARVMELAIAMGGTITGEHGIGRLKRDWLPLQLGDDVIALTRRIKDALDPQGILNPGAVLR; this is encoded by the coding sequence ATGTCCACTCCGGACGCCGAGCTCGCCGCACTCGCGGCCCAGCTGCCCGACCATGCGGTGATCACCGACCCCGCCGTGATCGAGGGCTATCGCCGCGACGCCGCGCTCGACCCGGAGGCCGGCCGAGCCTTGGCCGTGGTGCGGGCCCGCAGCACCGAGGACGTGCAGGCCGTGCTGCGCTGGGCGAGCGCACACCGGGTCCCCGTGGTGCCCCGAGGTGCGGGATCCGGTCTCGCCGGTGGCGCCAACGGGGTCGACGGCGGCATCATCCTCAGCACCGAACGGATGCGGGACATCCGCATCGACACCGCGAGCCGCACCGCCGTGGTGCAACCCGGCCTGATGAACTCCGAGGTGAAGAAGGCTGCCGCTGAGCACGGGCTGTGGTATCCGCCCGACCCCGGCTCCGTCGAGATCTCCTCGATCGGCGGAAACGCGGCGACCAACGCCGGCGGGTTGTGCTGTGTGAAGTACGGGGTCACCAGCGACTACGTGCTCGGCATGCAGGTGGTACTCGCCGACGGCACCGCGGTCCGGTTGGGCGGCCCACGCTTGAAAGATGTTGCCGGGCTGTCCTTGACGAAGCTGTTCGTCGGTTCCGAAGGCATCCTCGGCGTGATCACCGAGCTCACCCTGCGGCTGATCCCGGCTCAGCCCCCGGCGTCGACAGCGGTCGCGCTGTTCGGCTCGGTGCAGGACGCCGCCGACGCGGTGGTGGCCATCACCGAGAAGGTGCGGCCGGCCATGCTGGAACTCATGGACCACGCCACCATCAACGCGGTCGAGGACTACCGGCGGATGGGTCTGGACCGCTCGGCAGAGGCGATGCTGCTGGTGCAATCCGATGCACCGGGCGCTGCCGCCGAGGAGATCGCCCACATCGTCGAGGCCTGCGAGAAGTCCGGGGCCACCGAGGTTTACGCAACGGACGACCCCGAAGAGGGCGCAGCGTTCACCGCGGCCCGGCGCCTGGTGGGCCTGGCCCTGATGCAACTGGGCACGTTCTACCTCGAGGACGTCACCGTGCCCATCCCCGACCTGCCCGAGCTGGTGGCCGGCATCAAGCGCATCGCCGAGGACTGCGACGTGTTGATCTGCGTCGTCGCCCACGCCGGCGACGGAAACACGCACCCGGTGGTGATATTCGATGCCGACGATCCGGACATGAGCGAGCGGGCCCGGGTGGCGTTCGCCCGGGTCATGGAACTGGCGATTGCCATGGGTGGCACCATCACCGGCGAGCACGGCATCGGCCGGCTCAAAAGAGATTGGCTGCCACTACAACTCGGTGACGACGTGATCGCGCTGACCCGCCGGATCAAGGACGCCCTGGACCCACAGGGCATCCTCAATCCGGGTGCGGTGCTGCGCTAG
- a CDS encoding arylamine N-acetyltransferase family protein: protein MGPLPPDSGFDLHGYLDRIGYRGSTEPSVDTLRDIVAAHGRSIPFENLDPLLGIPVADLSAAALSDKLVTRRRGGYCYEHNGLLGYALDELGYGVDRLAGRVVWMKEPDAPLPALTHNVLAVTVPGEAGRYLVDAGFGGQTLSSPIRLQTGAVQPTRHEPYRLLELPTRHEPEYELAAQVRGAWQPLYRFTTVPQPRIDLEVGSWYVSTHPGGVFVVGLSVALVTDDARINLRGRNLAIHSHGETERIRFDTAAQVLDALTERFGLNLSDLDGVDVEARVAQVLDS from the coding sequence ATGGGCCCATTGCCACCTGACTCGGGATTCGATCTGCACGGCTACCTCGACCGGATCGGCTATCGCGGTTCGACGGAACCGAGCGTCGACACCTTGCGGGACATCGTCGCCGCACACGGTCGCTCCATCCCGTTCGAGAACCTGGACCCGCTGCTGGGCATCCCGGTCGCTGATCTCAGTGCGGCGGCGTTGTCGGACAAGCTCGTCACCCGGCGCCGCGGCGGCTACTGCTACGAGCACAACGGACTGCTCGGGTACGCCCTCGATGAACTGGGCTACGGCGTCGACCGTCTCGCCGGGCGCGTGGTCTGGATGAAGGAGCCCGACGCCCCGTTGCCTGCGCTCACCCACAACGTGCTGGCCGTGACGGTGCCCGGGGAGGCCGGGCGCTACCTGGTGGACGCCGGTTTCGGCGGACAGACGCTGTCGTCGCCGATCCGGTTGCAGACCGGCGCGGTGCAGCCGACCCGCCATGAGCCGTACCGGCTGCTCGAATTGCCGACCCGCCACGAGCCGGAGTACGAGTTGGCCGCACAGGTCCGCGGTGCGTGGCAGCCGCTGTATCGGTTCACCACAGTGCCGCAGCCGCGTATCGATCTGGAAGTCGGAAGTTGGTATGTGTCAACACATCCCGGTGGAGTTTTCGTCGTCGGGCTGTCCGTGGCGCTGGTCACCGACGACGCCAGGATCAACCTGCGCGGCCGGAACCTGGCGATCCACAGCCACGGTGAGACCGAGCGCATCCGCTTCGATACCGCCGCCCAGGTGCTCGACGCGCTCACCGAACGGTTCGGGCTCAACCTGTCCGATCTCGACGGTGTCGATGTCGAGGCCCGGGTGGCGCAGGTGCTGGACAGCTGA
- the fadD12 gene encoding acyl-CoA ligase FadD12, translating to MRRAGILAVMRPDKYLRIAAAMARENMSVTSGFAASAQRCPNRPGLVDELGTLTWQQVDQQADALAAGLQALPSGEPKVLGIMARNHRGFVLSLIAANRIGADVLLLNTSFAGPALAEVVDREAVDAVIYDEEFTGTLDQALAARPNTARIVAWTDTHAHDVTVAKLVEQHRGEEPRRADEKSKVILLTSGTTGTPKGAKHSGGGPEVLKSILDRTPWHTEERVVIVAPMFHAWGFSQLAFAASMACTIVTRRKFDPEATLELVDRHRAKGLCVVPVMFDRIMELPDNVLNRYDGRTLRFAAASGSRMRPDVVIAFMDRFGDIIYNNYNATEAGMIATATPADLRAAPDTAGKPAEGTEIRILDSEFRQVPTGDVGTIYVRNSTQFDGYTSGTTKDFHEGFMSSGDVGYLDDAGRLFVVGRDDEMIVSGGENVYPIEVEKVLAGHPEVAEAAVIGVDDTQYGQRLVAFVVLSGSATPDDLKAYVRENLANYKVPREITVLDELPRNSTGKIDRRQLQEKVNG from the coding sequence ATGCGCCGGGCCGGCATCCTCGCGGTGATGCGCCCGGACAAGTACCTGCGCATCGCCGCCGCGATGGCGCGCGAGAACATGAGTGTCACTTCGGGTTTCGCGGCCTCGGCGCAGCGCTGCCCGAACCGGCCCGGTTTGGTCGACGAACTCGGCACGCTGACCTGGCAGCAGGTGGACCAGCAGGCCGACGCCCTGGCCGCCGGACTTCAGGCGCTGCCCAGTGGTGAACCGAAAGTGCTCGGCATCATGGCCCGCAATCACCGCGGCTTCGTGCTGTCGCTGATCGCTGCCAACCGGATCGGCGCCGATGTGCTGTTGCTCAACACCTCGTTCGCCGGGCCCGCACTGGCCGAGGTGGTCGACCGTGAAGCGGTCGATGCCGTGATCTACGACGAAGAGTTCACCGGCACCCTTGATCAGGCGCTTGCCGCGCGTCCGAACACCGCACGGATCGTGGCGTGGACCGATACCCACGCCCACGACGTCACCGTCGCGAAACTCGTCGAGCAGCACCGGGGTGAGGAGCCCCGGCGGGCCGATGAAAAAAGTAAGGTGATCCTGCTGACCTCGGGGACCACCGGAACCCCCAAGGGCGCCAAGCATTCCGGCGGCGGCCCCGAGGTGCTCAAGTCGATCCTGGATCGCACCCCGTGGCACACCGAAGAGCGGGTCGTGATCGTGGCACCCATGTTCCACGCCTGGGGGTTCTCGCAACTGGCCTTCGCGGCGTCGATGGCGTGCACCATCGTCACCCGGCGCAAGTTCGATCCCGAGGCCACGCTCGAGCTGGTCGACCGGCACCGGGCCAAGGGGCTGTGCGTGGTGCCGGTGATGTTCGACCGGATCATGGAACTGCCGGACAACGTGCTGAACCGCTACGACGGACGCACGCTGCGGTTCGCCGCGGCATCCGGATCGCGCATGCGTCCCGACGTCGTCATCGCGTTCATGGACCGGTTCGGCGACATCATCTACAACAACTACAACGCCACCGAAGCCGGCATGATCGCCACCGCGACACCGGCCGATCTGCGCGCCGCACCCGACACCGCGGGTAAACCCGCTGAGGGCACCGAGATTCGCATCCTCGACAGCGAGTTCCGGCAGGTTCCGACCGGGGACGTAGGCACCATCTACGTGCGCAACTCCACCCAGTTCGACGGCTACACCTCCGGCACGACGAAGGATTTCCACGAGGGCTTCATGTCCTCGGGCGATGTCGGCTACCTGGATGACGCGGGCCGGTTGTTCGTGGTGGGCCGTGACGACGAGATGATCGTCTCCGGCGGCGAGAACGTGTACCCGATCGAGGTGGAGAAGGTCCTGGCCGGCCATCCCGAGGTGGCCGAGGCCGCGGTGATCGGTGTCGACGACACGCAGTACGGGCAACGCCTGGTCGCCTTCGTGGTGCTCTCCGGCTCCGCCACCCCCGATGACCTCAAGGCGTATGTTCGGGAGAACCTCGCCAATTACAAAGTGCCGCGGGAGATCACTGTGCTCGACGAGTTGCCGCGCAACAGCACCGGCAAGATCGACCGTCGCCAACTCCAGGAGAAGGTGAATGGCTGA
- a CDS encoding alpha/beta hydrolase — MADRHPEPRRRLLLAAVELLNAANAVKPIGRKGYSTILAFAFGWPTSENAPLVITGSALDALRRGIRGDYRSASGRISLLFKAISWALLVLVHRRGVQSRHYFEDPVREALADEYPSALRPLRRGEVYSTSMSRRRYVRKTVHYGPHRANLADIWMRPDLPLDGKAPVLLQVPGGAWMIGMRRPQSYPLMSHLAEQGWICVSIGYRISPRHPWPNHIIDVKQALAWVKANIAEYGGDPDAVCITGGSAGGHLTALAALTPNDPKWQPGFEDADTSVAAAVPVYGRYDWFSTTGTGRQEFIEALERLIVKLPLAANDQVYKDASPILLVRPDAPPFFVLHGTNDSLIPVGEGREFVAALRKVSHSPVIYAEIPHAQHAFDIFGSPRGHYTADAVAEFLNWARARAQAEAQNTSVVASGY, encoded by the coding sequence ATGGCTGACCGCCACCCTGAACCAAGAAGGCGGCTGCTCCTTGCCGCTGTCGAGCTGCTCAACGCGGCCAACGCAGTGAAGCCGATCGGACGCAAGGGCTACAGCACCATCCTGGCCTTCGCTTTCGGCTGGCCGACCTCCGAGAACGCACCACTGGTGATCACCGGGTCGGCCCTCGACGCGCTGCGCCGCGGCATCCGTGGCGACTACCGGTCCGCAAGTGGCCGAATCTCCCTGCTGTTCAAGGCGATTTCCTGGGCGCTGCTGGTGCTGGTACACCGTCGTGGGGTGCAGTCGCGGCACTATTTCGAGGACCCGGTGCGCGAGGCACTGGCCGACGAGTACCCGTCCGCGCTGCGGCCGCTGCGTCGCGGCGAGGTCTACTCGACGTCGATGAGCCGGCGCCGCTATGTCCGCAAAACGGTGCACTACGGCCCGCACCGGGCCAACCTGGCCGACATCTGGATGCGTCCTGACCTGCCGCTGGACGGCAAGGCGCCGGTGCTGCTGCAGGTCCCGGGCGGGGCCTGGATGATCGGCATGCGCCGGCCGCAGTCGTATCCGCTGATGAGCCACCTGGCCGAGCAGGGCTGGATCTGCGTGTCCATCGGCTACCGGATCAGCCCGCGCCACCCCTGGCCCAACCACATCATCGACGTGAAGCAGGCGCTGGCCTGGGTGAAGGCCAACATCGCCGAATACGGCGGCGACCCAGACGCGGTGTGCATCACCGGCGGATCGGCGGGCGGGCACCTGACCGCGCTGGCTGCGCTGACCCCGAATGATCCCAAGTGGCAGCCGGGTTTCGAGGACGCCGACACCTCCGTCGCGGCGGCGGTGCCCGTCTACGGCCGCTACGACTGGTTCAGCACCACCGGCACCGGCCGGCAGGAATTCATCGAGGCGCTGGAACGGCTCATCGTCAAGCTGCCGCTGGCCGCCAATGACCAGGTGTACAAAGATGCCTCACCGATCTTGCTGGTGCGTCCCGATGCTCCACCGTTTTTCGTGCTGCACGGAACCAACGATTCCCTCATCCCGGTCGGCGAAGGCCGGGAGTTCGTCGCCGCACTGCGCAAGGTCTCCCACTCGCCGGTGATCTACGCCGAGATCCCGCACGCCCAGCACGCATTCGACATCTTCGGCTCACCGCGCGGGCACTACACCGCCGATGCCGTCGCGGAGTTCTTGAACTGGGCCAGGGCCAGGGCACAGGCCGAAGCGCAGAACACCTCGGTCGTCGCGTCCGGTTACTAG
- a CDS encoding MarR family winged helix-turn-helix transcriptional regulator, protein MTAPDSEPLGYLLHRVAATLRPEVAAVLTPLGLGLPEFVCLRIISLNPGLTSAELARVTNVSAQATNQLLHRLEAAGAVRRPDTAAAGKALPAELTATGRTLLTRAEDAVHIADQRVLDRLTPSEQRQLKALLRKAGRVDATCGPASP, encoded by the coding sequence ATGACTGCCCCCGACAGTGAGCCGCTGGGATACCTGCTGCACCGGGTGGCTGCGACGTTGCGCCCCGAGGTGGCGGCGGTGCTCACCCCGCTCGGACTCGGACTGCCGGAGTTCGTCTGTTTACGGATCATCTCGCTGAATCCCGGGCTCACCAGTGCCGAGCTGGCACGCGTCACCAACGTCAGTGCGCAGGCCACCAATCAGCTGCTGCACCGGCTGGAGGCCGCGGGTGCCGTGCGCCGCCCCGATACTGCGGCCGCGGGTAAAGCACTGCCTGCCGAACTCACCGCGACGGGCCGAACCTTGCTCACCCGCGCCGAGGACGCCGTCCACATCGCCGATCAGCGGGTACTGGACCGTCTCACGCCCAGCGAACAACGGCAACTCAAGGCGCTGTTGCGTAAGGCCGGCCGCGTCGACGCCACGTGCGGCCCGGCCAGCCCCTGA
- a CDS encoding CbbQ/NirQ/NorQ/GpvN family protein has protein sequence MTVSKFRPTVESGTQPPFYRPAGREVETFRAAARRGAPVLLKGPTGCGKTRFVEAMAHELGRELITVAGHEDMTSADLVGRFLLKGGETVWVDGPLTRAVRDGAICYLDEIVEARQDTTVVIHPLADHRRELPIDRLGTSLSAAPGFQLVISYNPGYQSILKSLKDSTRQRFVAISLDFPTAEIETEIVAWEAGIDPAIAETLVTLGNAIRRLDGSALSEVASTRMLILAGGLVGEGLGLRDAVQSAVVEVLSDDPDIIRSLGELVDAVLPPP, from the coding sequence ATGACGGTCAGTAAGTTTCGGCCAACCGTCGAATCGGGAACACAACCGCCGTTCTATCGGCCCGCGGGCCGGGAGGTCGAGACCTTCCGGGCGGCCGCCCGCCGCGGCGCACCAGTGCTCCTGAAAGGCCCCACCGGGTGTGGCAAGACCCGTTTCGTCGAGGCGATGGCTCACGAACTCGGTCGCGAGCTCATCACCGTCGCCGGCCATGAAGACATGACATCGGCGGATCTGGTGGGCCGGTTCCTGCTGAAGGGCGGCGAAACCGTATGGGTGGACGGCCCGTTGACCAGAGCGGTGCGCGACGGCGCCATCTGCTATCTCGACGAGATCGTGGAGGCACGTCAGGACACGACGGTGGTCATCCACCCGCTCGCCGACCACCGGCGTGAGTTGCCCATCGACCGCCTGGGCACCAGCTTGTCCGCGGCGCCCGGCTTTCAACTGGTGATCTCGTACAACCCCGGCTACCAAAGCATTCTGAAGAGCCTCAAAGACTCGACCCGTCAGCGGTTCGTCGCGATCAGTCTCGACTTCCCGACTGCCGAGATCGAGACTGAGATCGTCGCCTGGGAGGCGGGTATCGACCCGGCTATCGCTGAAACGCTGGTCACGCTCGGCAACGCGATCCGGCGGCTCGACGGCTCCGCACTGAGCGAGGTGGCCTCGACCCGCATGCTGATTCTCGCCGGCGGTCTCGTAGGCGAGGGGCTCGGCTTGCGCGACGCTGTGCAGTCCGCCGTGGTGGAGGTGCTGTCGGACGATCCCGACATCATCCGGAGCCTCGGAGAACTGGTCGACGCAGTCCTGCCGCCGCCGTGA
- a CDS encoding helix-turn-helix domain-containing protein — MTVEDQPNGRDRLRELLDAVVDDENSGVGDMARSSYASEFHFSREVRRLTGEPPAALRRRVMLERAAWRLQQGAGVAEVAETEGWSSAEVFSRAFRRAFGVPPSRADDVGFRLTAPNGVHFHPPQSLWCDADPRESGGPDIAQFMLVHDVADTEYLIGVAATLSEQLWAQEISPGQVVLDWDGPEPSVAAVLGAIVWTKEVWLATIEGRDFPSRDTTSKATAEQLAAHHRAIGKRWTTLISEYSAAGRLGDTVIDALCDPPESFQLYGIIAHVLTYSAHRRALVRGMLARHGVEVDRGDPLEWMRRD; from the coding sequence GTGACCGTGGAGGACCAACCGAACGGACGCGACCGGCTGCGCGAGCTGCTCGACGCCGTCGTCGACGACGAGAACTCGGGCGTAGGCGACATGGCGCGCAGCAGTTACGCGTCGGAATTCCACTTCTCCCGGGAAGTAAGGAGACTCACGGGAGAGCCGCCTGCCGCACTGCGCCGGCGGGTCATGCTCGAGCGCGCGGCCTGGCGGTTGCAGCAGGGGGCCGGGGTGGCGGAGGTCGCCGAAACCGAAGGCTGGTCGTCTGCCGAGGTGTTCTCGCGGGCATTTCGCCGCGCGTTCGGTGTGCCCCCCTCTCGCGCCGACGATGTCGGGTTCCGGCTGACCGCGCCCAACGGGGTGCACTTCCACCCGCCGCAGTCGTTGTGGTGCGATGCCGACCCACGTGAATCCGGCGGTCCGGATATCGCCCAGTTCATGCTCGTGCACGACGTCGCCGACACCGAGTACCTGATCGGTGTCGCCGCCACACTCTCGGAACAGCTGTGGGCCCAGGAGATTTCGCCGGGACAGGTAGTACTGGACTGGGACGGGCCCGAACCCAGCGTCGCGGCGGTACTCGGCGCGATCGTATGGACCAAGGAAGTCTGGCTGGCGACAATCGAGGGCCGGGATTTTCCCTCGCGTGACACGACCAGCAAGGCAACCGCCGAGCAACTCGCCGCACATCACCGCGCCATCGGAAAACGCTGGACCACACTGATATCGGAGTACTCGGCAGCGGGACGGCTGGGGGACACGGTGATCGACGCACTGTGCGATCCGCCGGAATCCTTTCAGCTGTACGGGATCATCGCGCACGTGCTGACCTATTCGGCGCATCGGCGTGCCCTCGTTCGGGGCATGTTGGCCCGGCATGGCGTGGAAGTAGACCGGGGAGACCCGCTGGAATGGATGAGGAGGGACTGA
- a CDS encoding dihydrofolate reductase family protein, whose amino-acid sequence MKTVYYTASSLDGFIVDTEGSLDWLITRNIDQGGPFGYDEFIKTIGALVMGSTTYEWIVKNHPDEWGYDQPTWVLTHRPEIISAEYPVQVFSGEVTELHPQLVTAAAGRDVWVVGGGDVAAQFVTTGLIDELIVSYAPCTLGAGAPVLPVRSEWALAESAPNGDFVCARWVRAPGG is encoded by the coding sequence GTGAAGACCGTTTATTACACCGCGTCGAGCCTGGACGGGTTCATCGTGGACACCGAAGGCAGCTTGGACTGGCTGATCACGCGGAACATCGACCAGGGCGGCCCGTTCGGGTACGACGAGTTCATCAAAACCATTGGTGCGCTGGTGATGGGATCGACGACGTACGAGTGGATCGTGAAGAACCACCCCGACGAGTGGGGGTACGACCAGCCGACGTGGGTGCTGACTCATCGACCAGAGATCATCTCCGCCGAGTATCCGGTGCAGGTTTTCTCCGGCGAGGTCACCGAACTGCATCCGCAGCTGGTGACGGCGGCAGCGGGCCGGGATGTCTGGGTGGTCGGCGGGGGAGACGTCGCCGCGCAGTTCGTCACGACGGGACTGATCGACGAGCTGATCGTCAGCTACGCACCCTGCACGCTGGGGGCGGGCGCACCGGTTCTGCCGGTCCGTTCGGAGTGGGCGCTGGCCGAGTCTGCGCCCAATGGTGACTTTGTCTGTGCGCGCTGGGTCAGGGCACCGGGCGGCTGA
- a CDS encoding 1-acyl-sn-glycerol-3-phosphate acyltransferase — protein sequence MAATDIDPSEITKWDPGLTEKVMGFLRPLIKGYHRAEVRGLDSFPNGGALVVSNHSGGLFALDVPVFATGFYEKFGFERPVYTLSHDMLMTGPTAAFFKKTGFIRANHENADEALRSGGVVVVFPGGDYDVYRPTLSANKIDFAGRTGYIKAAINAGVPIVPMVGIGGQETQLFLSRGTEIAKALGPIARMARTKIVPVSFGFPFGLSAVLPLNVPLPSKIVMKTLPPIDIEAEFGENPDIDEVDAHVRRVMQRALDELAEERRFPVIG from the coding sequence GTGGCTGCGACCGACATCGACCCGTCCGAAATCACCAAGTGGGATCCGGGCCTGACCGAGAAGGTCATGGGCTTCCTGCGGCCGCTCATCAAGGGCTACCACCGGGCCGAGGTGCGCGGGCTGGACAGCTTCCCCAACGGCGGCGCACTGGTGGTGTCGAACCATTCCGGCGGCCTGTTCGCACTCGACGTGCCGGTGTTCGCGACGGGCTTCTACGAGAAGTTCGGATTCGAGCGCCCGGTCTACACCCTCAGCCACGACATGCTGATGACCGGCCCGACCGCGGCCTTCTTCAAGAAGACCGGCTTCATCCGGGCCAACCACGAGAATGCCGACGAGGCCCTGCGGTCAGGCGGCGTGGTCGTGGTGTTCCCCGGTGGCGACTACGACGTGTACCGACCGACCCTGTCGGCCAACAAGATCGACTTCGCCGGTCGCACCGGGTACATCAAGGCCGCGATCAACGCCGGCGTGCCGATCGTGCCCATGGTCGGCATCGGCGGTCAGGAGACGCAACTCTTCCTGTCCCGCGGAACCGAGATCGCCAAGGCGCTCGGCCCGATCGCGCGGATGGCCCGCACCAAGATCGTGCCGGTGTCGTTCGGCTTCCCGTTCGGCCTTTCGGCAGTGCTGCCACTCAATGTGCCGTTGCCGTCCAAGATCGTGATGAAGACGCTGCCGCCGATCGACATCGAGGCCGAATTCGGCGAGAACCCCGACATCGACGAGGTCGACGCGCACGTCCGCCGGGTCATGCAGCGCGCGCTGGACGAGCTGGCCGAAGAACGCCGCTTCCCGGTGATCGGCTGA